In Cystobacter fuscus DSM 2262, a single window of DNA contains:
- a CDS encoding AAA family ATPase, with product MYIRHLKVEHLKRLRSFELDFTHRDQPRMWTVLIGENGTAKTTLLQAIALAAAGYKEVSGLAGSTVKHMSDRRDESRMSIDATFSFGPMSLGGGKAIHPHLPPTSGHKPREPLLRSRVSLEAGSTSLDASSFYGSKPLKQKEQHPDPLAEARAMNTPLWFVAGYGISRALPNALEIPTLARPSIERLEPLFRQIQLVSTGFANHFLQKDQKEGRRLGETSRQFSRMLNQAVQLGGADLFPSLARLELRGKGGARSSTSLIESDRFYQVMARGQAPVAVAGVALSHGYQSTFAWIADLIGHVLLESKTELDTTDMEGLVLIDEIDLYLHPTWQASFIPALRRVFPNMQFVATTHSPVVLSSLAPHEVVRLVVDEETGDIVQGGWSREDGRFHPGIQDTELQPDPRIMTGGELYRTWFGLEGTTPNPIGEKLRRLQILSAHPAPSAEQQRELKRLRDDVRKEFTQRLGAAEGKKAFEELKTNWGTTR from the coding sequence ATGTACATCCGCCACCTCAAGGTCGAGCACCTGAAGCGGCTCAGGAGCTTCGAGCTCGACTTCACGCACCGTGACCAGCCGCGCATGTGGACGGTGCTGATCGGAGAGAACGGAACGGCGAAGACGACGCTCCTCCAGGCCATCGCCCTGGCGGCGGCAGGATACAAGGAGGTGAGCGGGCTTGCGGGTTCAACCGTCAAGCACATGTCCGACCGGCGCGACGAGAGTCGCATGTCCATCGACGCGACGTTCTCGTTTGGCCCCATGTCGCTTGGGGGTGGCAAGGCGATCCACCCGCATCTGCCACCCACGAGCGGACACAAGCCGCGGGAGCCGCTCCTCCGCTCCCGGGTCAGTCTCGAGGCCGGCTCGACCTCGCTCGATGCCTCTTCCTTCTACGGCAGCAAGCCCTTGAAGCAGAAGGAGCAGCATCCCGACCCGCTCGCGGAGGCCCGCGCCATGAATACGCCTCTCTGGTTCGTCGCGGGCTACGGCATCTCGCGCGCGCTCCCCAATGCGCTTGAGATCCCCACCCTGGCGCGTCCTTCCATCGAGCGACTGGAGCCCTTGTTCCGGCAGATACAGCTCGTGTCGACCGGCTTCGCGAACCACTTCTTGCAGAAGGACCAGAAAGAGGGCCGCAGGCTCGGAGAGACATCACGCCAATTCAGTCGCATGCTGAATCAGGCGGTCCAGCTCGGAGGTGCAGATCTGTTCCCCAGCCTCGCGCGTCTCGAACTGCGGGGGAAGGGAGGCGCCCGGTCGAGCACCTCGCTCATCGAGAGCGACCGCTTCTACCAGGTGATGGCCAGGGGCCAGGCTCCGGTCGCGGTCGCGGGGGTAGCGCTCTCCCATGGCTACCAGTCGACCTTCGCGTGGATCGCCGACCTCATCGGCCATGTGCTGCTCGAATCGAAGACCGAACTCGACACGACCGACATGGAAGGTCTCGTCCTGATCGACGAGATTGACCTCTACCTGCACCCGACCTGGCAGGCCAGCTTCATCCCCGCTCTGCGCCGCGTGTTTCCCAACATGCAGTTCGTCGCGACCACACACTCGCCCGTCGTGCTCTCGTCGCTGGCTCCACACGAGGTCGTCCGGCTCGTCGTCGACGAGGAGACCGGCGACATCGTCCAGGGTGGCTGGTCGCGTGAAGATGGGCGGTTCCACCCCGGCATCCAGGACACCGAGCTCCAGCCCGATCCACGCATCATGACGGGTGGAGAGCTGTACAGGACCTGGTTCGGGCTCGAGGGCACCACGCCCAATCCGATCGGGGAAAAACTGCGGCGTCTCCAGATCCTCTCGGCACATCCAGCCCCGTCGGCGGAGCAACAGAGGGAGTTGAAGCGATTGCGTGACGATGTTCGCAAGGAGTTCACCCAGCGCCTCGGAGCAGCCGAGGGAAAGAAAGCCTTCGAAGAGCTCAAGACGAATTGGGGGACCACTCGATGA